Below is a genomic region from Pseudomonas svalbardensis.
TTGGTCGAAATCAGGGACCCGTAGGTTTTGTGGCGTAGCTCATGCTCGCGATAGCGGCATGAGCTGCACCACACTTTTCCGGCTATCATGGCGCCCATTTTCTGGCCTCCGCGCCCTCCTCTCGATCAATAGTGAATCTGTTCATGGATACCCTTGCCCAACTGCGCGCCGGCCAACTGTCGGGCGTTACCCGCCTGGACCTCACCGGCGGCCTGACGGAGTTTCCGCGAGAAGTCTTCGACCTGGCGGACTCGCTGGAAGTCCTCGACCTCAGTGGCAATGCCTTGAGCAGTCTGCCGGACGACTTGCACCGTCTGACCCGTTTGCGCGTGCTGTTCTGCTCGGACAATCTGTTCACCGAACTGCCCGACTGCCTGGGCCAATGCGCCGCTCTGACGATGGTCGGCTTCAAGGCCAACCGCATCGAACACGTGCCAGGCGCGGCCCTGCCACCGTTGCTGCGCTGGCTGATCCTGACCGATAACTGCATCACTGAACTGCCCGCCGAGCTGGGTGAACGCCCGCACCTGCAAAAACTCATGCTTGCTGGCAACCGCTTGCAACGCTTGCCGGAGAGCTTGCGTCATTGCCATCGACTCGAACTGATCCGCGTCGCCGCCAATCGGTTGACCGAGTTGCCCGAGTGGCTGCTGTCCCTGCCGAGCCTGACCTGGCTGGCGTACGCCGGTAACCCGCTGGAGACCGAAGCCGATGCGGCCGCTGTCGAAGCCACGCCCCGCATTCCCTGGTCCGAACTGTGTCTGGAGCAGCAACTGGGCGAAGGCGCGTCAGGGGTGATTCATCGCGCAATGTGGGATCGACCGGGCCAACCGGCCACACAGGTCGCCGTCAAACTCTACAAAGGCGAAATGACCAGCGATGGCTCGCCGTTGCACGAGATGAACGCCTGCATCACCGCCGGTAGTCACCCCAACCTGATCCGGGTTGAAGGGCGCGTCGTCGGGCATCCAGAAGCCCAGGCCGGGCTGGTGATGCAGCTGATCGATCCGAGCTATCGCAATCTGTCCGGGCTGCCGAGCCTGGCGTCGTGCACCCGCGACGTTTACGCCAACGACACCCGGTTCAGCGCTGGCGTGGCATTGCGCATCGCCTGTGGCATCGCCTCGGCAGCCGAACATTTGCACCAGCATGGCATCACCCACGGCGACCTCTACGGCCACAACATTTTGTGGAACGAGCACGGTGATTGCCTGCTGGGGGATTTTGGCGCCGCATCTTTCCATGCCACCTCGGACAGCCTTGAAAGCCGTGCGCTGCAACGGATCGAGGTACGGGCGTTTGGTGTTTTGCTGGGAGAATTGTTGGAGCGGATCGACTCAGGGTTGAGCGATGAGGACTGTGTGCAGCTGGAGCAATTGCAGCAGCGCTGCTGTCAGCCGCAGGTGCTGGAGCGACCGGGGTTCAGCGAAATTATTCAGGCGCTGGCGGTATTGGCTTCAACCACTGGAAGCCAATACAAACCTGTGGCGAGGGACCTCCCCACAGGTCATCACACGCTCGAAGCGGTTTAACCCGCCAACCCGACAAACATGTCCTGCACGTCATCGTGGTTATCGAGGCCTTCGAGGAAGGCTTCGACTTCAGCCATCTGCTCGTCGCTCAGACTACTGACCGGGTTTTTCGGCTGATAACCCAACTTGGCCGACAACACGGTGAAACCTTGCTCTGGCAGGGCTTTCTGCACGGCGTCCAGGTCCGCAGGCTCGGTCAGGAACAGGGTGGTGCCCTCTTCTTCGCCCGGCTCGAAATCCTGGGCGCCGGCTTCGATGGCGGCCATTTCCGGATCGGCGTCAGGGCTGTCCGGGGACGCCTCGATCATGCCGACATGATTGAAGTCCCACGCTACCGAACCGGAAGCGCCCAATTGGCCCTTGCGGAACGCAACGCGGATTTCAGCAACGGTGCGGTTGATGTTGTCGGTCACGCATTCAACGATCAGCGGTACCTGATGCGGTGCGAAGCCTTCATAGGTTACGCGATGGTATTGCACGGTTTCGCCCAACAGGCCCGCACCTTTCTTGATCGCGCGATCCAGGGTTTCCTTGGGCATCGAGGCTTTCTTGGCCTGCTCGACCACCAGACGCAGGTGTGCGTTGGTGGCAGTATCGGCACCGTTGCGGGCAGCAATAGTGATTTCTTTTACCAGTTTGCCGAAGATCTTGCCCTTGGCGTTAGATGCCGCTTCTTTGTGTTTAACCTTCCACTGTGCGCCCATTACTTACTCTCTTGATCTGTGGCGCCGAGACATCTATTGGCCGACGCATGGCGCAAGTTTATACGCCCTAAAGTTGGCAATCGACCAAAAAATCCGCCCTGTTCACCCGCATGACCAATCGACATCTTCACCGGCAGTTGTAGGGCGATTCTGAAACTTCGATTTGCGGTGACCATAAAGGGCTGTGGTTTCGTACCCTCTGCGCCCGTATCCCATGGCAGAAGCGCGTTCGATGCACAACGACAAGGAAAGTCCCTTCACCCTGACACTTCTCGACGGCGATTTGAGTTTGCAGGTGTTGCAGTTCAGTGGCCGAGAAGCCCTCAACCAACCCTATCGATTCGACATCGAAGTGATCGGCCTCGCACCGGCCATGAACCTCGACCAATTGCTGCAACAGCCGGTGTTCCTCAGCCTGATGGAGGGCCAGGGTGTTCACGGCGTCCTTCACAGTGCCAGTCGCGAGCATCGCGGCCCACACCGGATCGGCTACAAACTGGTGCTGGTGCCCTACCTTCAATGGCTCGACCGGCAGCGTTCACGCCGGGTCTTTCATCACCTCAGCGTACCGATGATCCTGCGCCAACTGCTGGAGGAACATGATGTACCCGAGGGGAGCTATCGCTTCGAATTATCCAACGGACACTATCCCGTCCGGCCTTTTTGCATTCAGTACGAGGAGAGCGATCTGGCATTGCTACAACGGCTGTGCGAAGAAGAAGGCATTCACTATCACTTCGAACATCAGCGCGACGGGCATGTGCTGGTCCTGGCGGATGACAGCCTGAGTTTCCCCCAGGACCCCGTCCTTACGCCTTTCCAGGGCAACTCGCCCGACGACAGTGACGTGCCGGTGATCAGTGAGTTGTTCCAGCGCCATGACTCGCCGCCCTTTCCCTCGCGACTGGAGGCCAGGAACCGTGGCTCGCAAAAACCCGACGACGGCGCGGCCAACCATGCTTTCAGCAAACCATTGCCCGTGATGGTCCGCCCCGCTCCCGAGCACATCCATCGCGATCAACTAAGCCGTCGACAACTGGAACGTCTGCGTTGCCAGCACCTGCAGATCCACGGTCAAAGCAACCAGAGCGCACTGCGCAGCGCACGGATTGTGCAGGTGTCGGAGCATCCACTGTCGAATTTCAACGATCAATGGCTGCTCACCGAAACCCGACATCAGGGGCAACAACCTTCGATTCTTGCCACCGACACACCCGTCACTGTCCGCCATTACCGCAATCAGTTCACCGCCATTCCCTGGTCAACGGTTTTCAGGCCGGCGCTCAGACAGACCAGGCCGAGCATCCCGGGCTATCAGCCCGCCCGGGTGTTGGGGCCGGTCGGGCAGCCGGCGGCGCTGGATGATCGAGGTCGAATACAGGTCAGACTGTGGCCAACAGCGGAAGCGGATCCGCTTGAATCTGCCGGTCTCTGGCTACCGATGGCCCTTGCAGCGCCGGACGGTCGGATTGACCCCTCCAGCCTGCCCAAGGCAGGCAGCGACGTCCTCATCAGTTTTCTCGACAGTGACCCGGATCGGCCGGTGCTGTGCGTCGGCATGGGCCATCACCCGCGCACTCGGCCTGTTCCCGCGCCACGCCGCGATAGCCACTTGCTGCTCGATTGGCTGGTCAATCGCTCGGACCTCACGCCCTGACACTCAGCCCTTGTCGGCCTTGCCTGCCGCCGCCGCGAACTTCGCCAGACGCACATCCAGATGCCGTGGCCGATGCCCATGATCCTCGGCGCGCTCCTTGCGGCGGATGGCGTTGCGCACCATCAGGGAGCCGAGGTAACGAATCGGTTCCGGCGGAAACAAGCCCAACGGACCGTTGACCAGAGGCGAACGAGTCCAGGCGTTGTCCAGCCCCTGGACCATCGAGGCGAGAATCTGCCCGCCCATGTGACACGGGCCAACCCCGCTGCCGGAATATCCGAAACCATAAAACACGTTGCCACTGGCGCTCATCTGACCGAAGAACGGCAAACCGGTGACGGAGCGATCAGACGGACCGTTCCAGGTCGCCTCGACCTTGACCTGGGCAAACGCCGGAAAGAACTCGCTCAGGCTGTGCTGCAACAAACCGGCATAGGGCGATGGCTGATCGAACACCGGCAACATTCGCCCGCCGTAAGCAAAGGTGTTGCCGCCCTTGCCGAGCATGATTCGGCCGTCCGGCGTGTTGTGGTAGTAGTGCACGAAAATCCGCGAATCGAGCACGGTGACGCCGCTGGTCAAACCGATCTCGTTGAGCAGATCGGGCCGCGGCTCGGTGATCAGCATGTCGCTGGAAACAATCGCCACACTGCGCTCGAACTGTGGAAACGCCCGGGCCATCCAGGCGTTCATCGCCAGCACCACGCGATCCGCGCGAACGGTGCCGTTGGGGGTTTGAATCCCCGCAGGCTTGCCCTCCTGCAACCCGGTCATGGCGGTGTGCTCATGAATCCTCACGCCGAGTTGCAAGGCGACCCGGCGCAAGCCGCGCACCAGTTTGCCCGGCTGCACACTGGCCGCCGCCGGGGAAAACCAGCCTTCCAGATGTTTGCTGGAACCGGCCATGCGTTGCACATCGGCCACCGGCCGTTGGGTGAAGGAGTTGATGCCATTGCGCTCCAGCGCCGCGATGACGGCGTCGGTCGAGCCGCATTGGGCGCGGTTGGTGGCGGTGTAGAGCGTGCCGTCGAGGCGGTAATCGGCGTCCACCGCGTACTGCTCGCAAAAGGCGCCGATGGCATGGATGCTGCGCTCCGATTCCTTGACCAGTCGCACGGCTTCTTCGACGCCGAACAGCCGCTCAAGGGTGAAGTACTTGGCCGACCACGACAGTGCACAACCACCGTTGCGACCACTGGCACCGGCGCCGCAGATATCGGCCTCGATCAGCAGCACATCCAGTTCGGGGTTCTGTTCCTTGAGCATGATCGCGGTCCACAGTCCGGTGTAGCCACCGCCGACGATGCAGACGTCGGCGCGGGTATCGCCCGTCAAGGGTTCGCATGGCGCGCAGGACTCGGTCGCCAGCGCCTGTTCGAGCCAGAAAGGTCTCATGGGTCAATCCTTAAGTACGCAGAGGTTTTACGGTGATCGGTTGGTTAGGGACGAAAACGCTTTCGGAACGCAGGCCAGCCGGGCGGCTGTTCCAGTGCGGGATCAGCACCAGGGCCGAAAACAACGCGCAGCCGGCGAAGACGATGAACACGGTGACCGAGTCAAAGTAGCCCGGCAGCAAGCCGCCGAGAATCGCCCCAACCGAGCCGCAACCATTGACGAAACCGGCCGCGGTGGCGCCCGCCTTGGCGGTGCCGAAATCGATCGCGGCCGCGCCGCTGATCATCGAGTCCGGTCCATACAGGGTCAGGCCCATGACGAACAGCAGGGCCACCACCAGCATCACGCTGCCGGTTTGCAGGGCGCCCATGAACAAGGCCAGGGTGACGGTCAACGCCAACAGACTGAGCACACACGCCGGCATGCGTCGGGCGCCGAACAGTTTGTCCGAAGCGAGCCCCAGCAGAATCGGCCCGAGCAACCCGGCCAGTTCAAACGCGGTCGGAATGATTGCCGCGCCGACCTTGCCCACCGAGGGCATCTGCTCGAAGACGATCACCGGTCCCCAGAGCAGAATCGCGTAGCGCGCCGGTTTCAGCAGAAAATACGCGAGGCCCAGAACCAGCACGGTGCGGTTGCGCAGAATGTCTTTTAACGGTTCCAGCATGCTGATCTTGCTTTGCGCGTCGGCCTCTTGCGCCGTCAGTTGCGGCTCTGGCTCCACCGCCGGCAAGCCAACATCTTCGGGTTTGTTGCGCTGAAAAATAAAAAACAGCACGGCGACCAGCCCAACTACCGCCGCACTGGAAAAGAACGCCGCATGCCAAGTGCCGATCAGCGTATACGCCCACCAGCCTGCAAACGGCGAAGCCACCAACCCACCAAAGGCGTAACAGGAACTCCACAACCCCAGCACCCGCCCACGCTGCTCGGAGGGAAAGAAACTACCGAGGTTCTTGCACAGCCCGGACCAGCCGGTGGACTGGGCAAACCCTTGAATCAACATGCAGGTAGCGAAGATTGGCAACGTCGCGAAACTGCCCATCACCAAGGCTGCCGCCGCTGAAATCAACAACCCGCCAAACACTACGACCCTTGGGCCAAAGCGGTCGGCCAGGATGCCCCAGGTGAATTGCCCGATGGCGTAAGCCGTGAGGTAGATGGCGTCGAGGTTGGCCATGGCCATTTTGTCGAGCATGAAGGTGGGGTCTTCGGCGATCCCCAGTTTTGCCACGGAAAAAGCTTTGCGGGTGAAGTAGAAAGCGGCGTAAGCGAGCCAGGTGATCGCGAAGATCTGCACGCGCCAACGCTTGATGGTGCCGATGTGCTTGTCCATTGTGGTTCTGACCTCAGGGTGTGAGTGTGCCGGCAGAAATTGAGAAATAACGCCTGTTTTTTTATTGTTGAGCACTTCGATATCGCAGCTTCCCTGAGGCGATATCGGTCAGATGAGTCCTGCTGTTGCACGCACAGGCTCATGGCCGCCAACGCTGTTTGACTGACCAGTCACCGGGGCTGAGGTGGATAAAAACAATTACTGATTAATAAGTGAAATCGATTTATCGTATTTCCAATATAAGCTCAGCTTGTTACTGGAGGTTTCGATGTCGGTTTCCCACGCCCAGCTCAAAGCCTTCCACGCCGTGGCCGTGCACGGAAGCTTTACCAAAGCGGCCGAGCGGCTATTCCTCACGCAACCGGCGATTTCCGACCAAGTGCGCAAGCTCGAAGAGCGTTTCAGTGTGCTGCTGTTCCACCGCAACAAACGTTCGGTACGCCTGACCGATCTGGGCGAGCGGTTGCTGAGCATTACCCAGCGATTGTTCGTTATCGAGGCCGAGGCGCAGGAACTCTTGCATGACTCCAGGGCCTTGCAGACCGGCAGCCTGATTCTCGCGGTGGATGCGCCAGTGCACGTGTTGCCGCAGATTGCTCGCTTTTGTGAGCGCTACCCCGGCATCAGCGTGAAGATCGAAACCGGCAACACCGACGAATCGCTGTTTCGGCTGTTCAACTATCAGGCCGACCTGGCATTGCTGGGTCGGGAGGTGAGTGACGAACGTCTGATCTCGTTGCCGCTGCGCAACGACCCGATGGTGGCGTTCGTTTCGCGCAATCATCCGTGGGCCGACCGCGAGTCGATTTGCCTAGCGGATCTGGATGACACGCCATTGGTGTTGCGGGAAATCGGTTCGGTAACGCGCCAGACGCTGGAAGAAGAAATGGCTCAGGCAGGCTTTCGCATTCGCCCGGCGATTCAGGTTGAAGGCCGGGAAGCGGCGCGTGAGGCGGTGGTCGTGGGGATTGGTGTTGGCGTTGTTTCAGCTGCCGAATTCGGTGCAGATTCGAGGGTGTGCGCGTTGCCGATTACCGACTGCAAACGACGATTGACCGAGACGCTGGTGTGCTTGCGCGAGCAGAGTTCGCGGCGGGTGGTGGCGACGTTTCTGGAGATGGTTCGCGAGAGTCTTGTGTAAGCCGGTCCGGCCCCATCGTCGGAACGCCGCCCGGACCAAGCTCGCTCCCACAGGGGAATGCGTTCCAATGTGGGAGCGAGCCTGCTCGCGAAGGGCGCACCTCGATTACAAGGCGGGCGCCAACTCGAAAAACGCCTGTATCAAGCGCAAATTCCGCCGCCGTTCCATGCACCCAATCATGTGTCGGTTAACCAACCCTTCACCAAGAATCGGCACCGCCGCCACCCGCGGGTCATGGCTGACCTCCACCGACGACACCACGCCAACCCCCAACTCTGCGGCGACGGCTTCGGTCACCGCCTCGCGACTGTCCAGCTCCAGTAACACCCGTGGACTGACCAACGCCGCCGCGCACGCCTCGTCGAAGGTGCGCCGGGTGATCGAACTTGGCTCGCGCAACACCATGATCACCTGATCCAGCGCCTTGAGCGGCACCCCCTTGGACATCTGCGCCCAGGGATGACCGTCGGGCACCAGCGCACAAATCCGTGATTCGCTTAAGTCTTGCAAATGCAGCCCCTTGCGCGGTTCGACCTCGGTCAGCACCGCCACGTCGGCATGCTCCGACAATAACGCCGCCAGGGTTTCCTGAGCATTGCCCAGCCGCAGATTCACGGTAATGCCGGGATACCGCGCGCGCAGGCTGGCGAGCATCGGCATGACCATGTGCGGCCCGTCCGCCGCAACCTCCAGACGCCCGGTCAGCAACTGCCGGTTGGCCTCGAGCATCACCTGCGCCTCTTCGGCCAGACCGAACATCGCCCGGGTGATCGCGGCCAGTTTGGTGCCCTCCTCCGTCAGCTCCACCCGTCGTGCGGTGCGCCGCAACAGGGTGATCTGGTAATGCTCCTCCAGCGCCTTGATGTGCCCGGTGACCGCCGGTTGGCTGATGAACAGTCGCGCGGCGGCCCGGGTGAAGCTGCCCTCGCGGGCCACCGCATCGAATGCGCGGAGCTGGAACAGGTTCATGAATAACCCTCACTGATGGCTGGCATAACAACAAACAATTTGATTGATAGCACGGCAAATTGCAATTTAAGCCCCGTAGCTTCATCCCATCGATTGCGAGGACACGAGAATGAGTACTGCCGAACCCATCCTGCTCACCCCCGGCCCACTGACCACATCGGCCCGCACCCGTCAGGCGATGATGCTCGACTGGGGTTCATGGGATGACCGCTTCAATCAACTGACCGCGAGCCTGTGCGAACAGCTGCTGGCGATCATCAACGGCGGCGACAGCCACCACTGCGTGCCCCTGCAAGGCAGCGGCACCTTCGCGGTCGAAGCGGCGATCGGCACGCTGGTGCCTCGTGACGGCAAAGTCCTGGTGCTGATCAACGGCGCCTACGGCAAACGCCTGGCGAAAATCTGCGAAGTGCTCGGCCGCTCCTTCAGCACCTTTGAAACCGCCGAAGACGAACCGACCACCGCCGCCGACGTCGACCGCCTGCTGCGCGCCGACGCCAGCATCACCCACGTCGCGCTGATTCACTGCGAAACCAGCACCGGGATCCTCAACCCGCTGCCGGAAATTGCTCACGTCATCGCGCAACACGGCAAACGCCTGATCATCGACGCCATGAGCTCCTTCGGCGCGCTGCCGATTGACGCGCAACAGGTGCCGTTCGACGCGCTGATCGCCGCCTCGGGCAAATGCCTGGAAGGCGTGCCGGGAATGGGCTTTGTCTTCGCTCGCAAAGAAGCGCTGGCCAATGCCGCCGGTAACTCGCACTCGCTGGCGATGGACCTTTTCGATCAGCACACCTATATGGCCAAGACCGGCCAATGGCGCTTCACCCCGCCGACCCACGTGGTCGCCGCGCTGCACGAAGCCCTGCTGCAATACAACGAAGAAGGTGGTTTGCCAGCCCGGCATCAGCGCTATGCCAACAACTGCAAAATGCTGCTCGATGACATGGCCAAATTGGGGCTACGCAGCTTCCTGCCCGCCGAGATTCAGGCGCCGATCATCGTCACCTTTCATGCGCCGAAAGATCCGCGCTACCAGTTCAAGGAATTCTACGAACGCGTCAAGGCCAAGGGTTTCATCCTCTACCCCGGCAAATTGACCCAGGTCGAAACCTTCCGCGTCGGCTGTATCGGCCACGTCAACCAGGACGAGATGCACGCGGCCGTATCGGCGATCGCCGAAGTGCTGCGCGAGATGGAAGTCCTCGACATCTAATTCACGACGACTTGTAGCAGCTGTCGAGCCCTAGCGAGGCTGCGTTCGACTGCGCAGCAGTCGTAAACCATCCACCTCGGTGTTTTTAGATGAACCGAGTCGCCAGAGTTAACGACTGCTGCGCAGCCGAACGCAGCCTCGCTGGGGCTCGACAGCTGCTACAGGGCTCTTCATTCCCCAATACAGGATTTGAGACATGAACTACGCAAACCCAACCAAGCTGCAAGCCGCCATCCTCGACTGGGCCGGCACCGTGGTCGACTTCGGCTCCTTCGCACCGACACAGATTTTTGTCGAAGCTTTCGCCGAGTTCGACGTCCAGGTTTCCATCGAAGAAGCCCGCGGCCCGATGGGCATGGGCAAGTGGGACCACATCCGCACCCTGTGCGATCAACCGCAAGTCGCCGAGCGTTATCGCACGGTGTTCGGCCGTACGCCGACCGACGATGACGTCACCGTCATCTACAAACGCTTCATGCCGCTACAAATCGAGAAAATCGCCGAGCACTCGGCGCTGATTCCGGGCGCATTGGACACCATCGCCAACCTGCGCCAGCAAGGGATCAAGATCGGTTCCTGCTCCGGCTATCCAAAACAGGTCATGGACAAAGTTGTCGAACTGGCCGCCACCAACGGTTACGTTGCCGACCACGTGGTCGCCACCGATGAAGTGCCCAATGGCCGCCCATGGCCGGCCCAGGCGCTGGCCAACGTGATTGCGCTGGGCATCGATGATGTCGCAGCCTGCGTGAAGATCGACGACACCGTGCCGGGCATTCTTGAAGGTCGCCGTGCCGGAATGTGGACCGTGGCGCTGATCTGCTCGGGCAACGCGCTGGGCCTGGACTACGAAGCTTACCGCGCCCTCGGCAGCGACCAACTGGCCAGCGAACGCAAGCGCATCCACGGGATGTTCGAAGGCTCGCGTCCCCACTACATGATCGACACCATCACCGAATTGCCGGAAGTGATCGCCGATATCAACCAGCGCCTGGCCAAGGGCGAGATGCCGCAAACCAACTGATTGCGCCTATCGCTGCATAAAAAAAGCGCCAGCTCCTTAACGGAACGGGCGCTTTTTTGTGGCCAATCACTTGATCCAGAGCATTGAACGCCCAAATAGCCACAGGCAAATCCACCAAAGCGGATTACAGTTAAAGCACACCGTCGAACAAGAACGGTGGCTCGACCTGACCTGTGAGGAACACCGTATGCCCTGGAAGAACTCCGACTCACGCTACAGCACCGTGTCGATCACGCTGCATTGGTTGATGCTGGTCCTGCTGGCGCTGGTTTACGCCTGTATTGAATTTCGCGGGATCTTTCCAAAAGGCAGTGGCGGGCGGACGCTGATCACCGAATCGCACTTTATGCTGGGCTTGACGGTGTTTGTATTGGTTTGGCTGCGGCTGTTCGCGCGCAGCCTGGGCCCGGCACCGCAAATCTTCCCGGCCTCGCCTCACTGGCAGACCGTGTTGGCCAAACTGATGCACTGGGCGCTGTACATTTTCATGGTCGCCATGCCGATTCTGGGCTGGCTGGTCACTAGCGCAAAAGGGCACCAAGTGATGTTCTACGGCTTCGACCTG
It encodes:
- a CDS encoding protein kinase; this translates as MDTLAQLRAGQLSGVTRLDLTGGLTEFPREVFDLADSLEVLDLSGNALSSLPDDLHRLTRLRVLFCSDNLFTELPDCLGQCAALTMVGFKANRIEHVPGAALPPLLRWLILTDNCITELPAELGERPHLQKLMLAGNRLQRLPESLRHCHRLELIRVAANRLTELPEWLLSLPSLTWLAYAGNPLETEADAAAVEATPRIPWSELCLEQQLGEGASGVIHRAMWDRPGQPATQVAVKLYKGEMTSDGSPLHEMNACITAGSHPNLIRVEGRVVGHPEAQAGLVMQLIDPSYRNLSGLPSLASCTRDVYANDTRFSAGVALRIACGIASAAEHLHQHGITHGDLYGHNILWNEHGDCLLGDFGAASFHATSDSLESRALQRIEVRAFGVLLGELLERIDSGLSDEDCVQLEQLQQRCCQPQVLERPGFSEIIQALAVLASTTGSQYKPVARDLPTGHHTLEAV
- a CDS encoding YebC/PmpR family DNA-binding transcriptional regulator: MGAQWKVKHKEAASNAKGKIFGKLVKEITIAARNGADTATNAHLRLVVEQAKKASMPKETLDRAIKKGAGLLGETVQYHRVTYEGFAPHQVPLIVECVTDNINRTVAEIRVAFRKGQLGASGSVAWDFNHVGMIEASPDSPDADPEMAAIEAGAQDFEPGEEEGTTLFLTEPADLDAVQKALPEQGFTVLSAKLGYQPKNPVSSLSDEQMAEVEAFLEGLDNHDDVQDMFVGLAG
- a CDS encoding type VI secretion system Vgr family protein, with the protein product MHNDKESPFTLTLLDGDLSLQVLQFSGREALNQPYRFDIEVIGLAPAMNLDQLLQQPVFLSLMEGQGVHGVLHSASREHRGPHRIGYKLVLVPYLQWLDRQRSRRVFHHLSVPMILRQLLEEHDVPEGSYRFELSNGHYPVRPFCIQYEESDLALLQRLCEEEGIHYHFEHQRDGHVLVLADDSLSFPQDPVLTPFQGNSPDDSDVPVISELFQRHDSPPFPSRLEARNRGSQKPDDGAANHAFSKPLPVMVRPAPEHIHRDQLSRRQLERLRCQHLQIHGQSNQSALRSARIVQVSEHPLSNFNDQWLLTETRHQGQQPSILATDTPVTVRHYRNQFTAIPWSTVFRPALRQTRPSIPGYQPARVLGPVGQPAALDDRGRIQVRLWPTAEADPLESAGLWLPMALAAPDGRIDPSSLPKAGSDVLISFLDSDPDRPVLCVGMGHHPRTRPVPAPRRDSHLLLDWLVNRSDLTP
- a CDS encoding FAD-dependent oxidoreductase → MRPFWLEQALATESCAPCEPLTGDTRADVCIVGGGYTGLWTAIMLKEQNPELDVLLIEADICGAGASGRNGGCALSWSAKYFTLERLFGVEEAVRLVKESERSIHAIGAFCEQYAVDADYRLDGTLYTATNRAQCGSTDAVIAALERNGINSFTQRPVADVQRMAGSSKHLEGWFSPAAASVQPGKLVRGLRRVALQLGVRIHEHTAMTGLQEGKPAGIQTPNGTVRADRVVLAMNAWMARAFPQFERSVAIVSSDMLITEPRPDLLNEIGLTSGVTVLDSRIFVHYYHNTPDGRIMLGKGGNTFAYGGRMLPVFDQPSPYAGLLQHSLSEFFPAFAQVKVEATWNGPSDRSVTGLPFFGQMSASGNVFYGFGYSGSGVGPCHMGGQILASMVQGLDNAWTRSPLVNGPLGLFPPEPIRYLGSLMVRNAIRRKERAEDHGHRPRHLDVRLAKFAAAAGKADKG
- a CDS encoding MFS transporter translates to MDKHIGTIKRWRVQIFAITWLAYAAFYFTRKAFSVAKLGIAEDPTFMLDKMAMANLDAIYLTAYAIGQFTWGILADRFGPRVVVFGGLLISAAAALVMGSFATLPIFATCMLIQGFAQSTGWSGLCKNLGSFFPSEQRGRVLGLWSSCYAFGGLVASPFAGWWAYTLIGTWHAAFFSSAAVVGLVAVLFFIFQRNKPEDVGLPAVEPEPQLTAQEADAQSKISMLEPLKDILRNRTVLVLGLAYFLLKPARYAILLWGPVIVFEQMPSVGKVGAAIIPTAFELAGLLGPILLGLASDKLFGARRMPACVLSLLALTVTLALFMGALQTGSVMLVVALLFVMGLTLYGPDSMISGAAAIDFGTAKAGATAAGFVNGCGSVGAILGGLLPGYFDSVTVFIVFAGCALFSALVLIPHWNSRPAGLRSESVFVPNQPITVKPLRT
- a CDS encoding LysR family transcriptional regulator, with product MSVSHAQLKAFHAVAVHGSFTKAAERLFLTQPAISDQVRKLEERFSVLLFHRNKRSVRLTDLGERLLSITQRLFVIEAEAQELLHDSRALQTGSLILAVDAPVHVLPQIARFCERYPGISVKIETGNTDESLFRLFNYQADLALLGREVSDERLISLPLRNDPMVAFVSRNHPWADRESICLADLDDTPLVLREIGSVTRQTLEEEMAQAGFRIRPAIQVEGREAAREAVVVGIGVGVVSAAEFGADSRVCALPITDCKRRLTETLVCLREQSSRRVVATFLEMVRESLV
- a CDS encoding LysR substrate-binding domain-containing protein, encoding MNLFQLRAFDAVAREGSFTRAAARLFISQPAVTGHIKALEEHYQITLLRRTARRVELTEEGTKLAAITRAMFGLAEEAQVMLEANRQLLTGRLEVAADGPHMVMPMLASLRARYPGITVNLRLGNAQETLAALLSEHADVAVLTEVEPRKGLHLQDLSESRICALVPDGHPWAQMSKGVPLKALDQVIMVLREPSSITRRTFDEACAAALVSPRVLLELDSREAVTEAVAAELGVGVVSSVEVSHDPRVAAVPILGEGLVNRHMIGCMERRRNLRLIQAFFELAPAL
- a CDS encoding 2-aminoethylphosphonate--pyruvate transaminase, whose protein sequence is MSTAEPILLTPGPLTTSARTRQAMMLDWGSWDDRFNQLTASLCEQLLAIINGGDSHHCVPLQGSGTFAVEAAIGTLVPRDGKVLVLINGAYGKRLAKICEVLGRSFSTFETAEDEPTTAADVDRLLRADASITHVALIHCETSTGILNPLPEIAHVIAQHGKRLIIDAMSSFGALPIDAQQVPFDALIAASGKCLEGVPGMGFVFARKEALANAAGNSHSLAMDLFDQHTYMAKTGQWRFTPPTHVVAALHEALLQYNEEGGLPARHQRYANNCKMLLDDMAKLGLRSFLPAEIQAPIIVTFHAPKDPRYQFKEFYERVKAKGFILYPGKLTQVETFRVGCIGHVNQDEMHAAVSAIAEVLREMEVLDI
- the phnX gene encoding phosphonoacetaldehyde hydrolase, which translates into the protein MNYANPTKLQAAILDWAGTVVDFGSFAPTQIFVEAFAEFDVQVSIEEARGPMGMGKWDHIRTLCDQPQVAERYRTVFGRTPTDDDVTVIYKRFMPLQIEKIAEHSALIPGALDTIANLRQQGIKIGSCSGYPKQVMDKVVELAATNGYVADHVVATDEVPNGRPWPAQALANVIALGIDDVAACVKIDDTVPGILEGRRAGMWTVALICSGNALGLDYEAYRALGSDQLASERKRIHGMFEGSRPHYMIDTITELPEVIADINQRLAKGEMPQTN
- a CDS encoding cytochrome b yields the protein MPWKNSDSRYSTVSITLHWLMLVLLALVYACIEFRGIFPKGSGGRTLITESHFMLGLTVFVLVWLRLFARSLGPAPQIFPASPHWQTVLAKLMHWALYIFMVAMPILGWLVTSAKGHQVMFYGFDLPLLIAEDKALAKQIEGWHELGGTIGYWLIGLHAVAGIYHHYVVGDNTLLRMMPKRG